Proteins encoded together in one Centropristis striata isolate RG_2023a ecotype Rhode Island chromosome 6, C.striata_1.0, whole genome shotgun sequence window:
- the LOC131973192 gene encoding myosin heavy chain, fast skeletal muscle-like isoform X5: MSTDAEMAVYGKAAIYLRKPEKERIEAQNKPFDAKSACYVADAKELYLKGTITKKDGGKVTVKLLGSEEVGITKTVKEDDVSPMNPPKYDKIEDMAMMTHLNEASVLYNLKERYAAWMIYTYSGLFCATVNPYKWLPVYDAEVVSAYRGKKRMEAPPHIFSVSDNAFQFMLCDRENQSVLITGESGAGKTVNTKRVIQYFATISVGGEKKRDTSKGSLEDQIIAANPLLEAYGNAKTVRNDNSSRFGKFIRIHFGASGKLSSADIETYLLEKSRVTFQLPDERGYHIFYQMMTNHKPELIELSLITTNPYDFPMCSQGQITVASIDDKVELEATDNAIDILGFTGEEKMSIYKMTGAVLHHGNMKFKQKQREEQAEPDGTEDADKVAYLLGLNSADMLKALCYPRVKVGNEFVTKGQTVPQVNNAVPALAKSIYERMFLWMVIRINQMLDTKQPRQYFIGVLDIAGFEIFDYNSMEQLCINFTNEKLQQFFNHHMFVLEQEEYKKEGIIWEFIDFGMDLAACIELIEKPMGIFSILEEECMFPKATDTSFKNKLYDQHLGKNRAFEKPKPAKGKVEAHFSLVHYAGTVDYNISGWLDKNKDPLNESVIQLYQKSSVKLLNLLYPPVVEGMSVTTENINKKGGKKKGGSMQTVSSQFRENLGKLMTNLRSTHPHFVRCLIPNESKTPGLMENFLVIHQLRCNGVLEGIRICRKGFPSRILYADFKQRYKVLNASVIPEGQFIDNKKASEKLLGSIDVPHDEYRFGHTKVFFKAGLLGTLEEMRDEKLASLVTMTQAMCRGFLMRREFVKMMERKEAIYTIQYNVRSFMNVKHWPWMKVYYKIKPLLKSAETEKELAAMKENYEKMASDLATALAKKKELEEKMVSLLQEKNDLQLQVASEGENLSDAEERCEGLIKSKIQLEAKLKETTERLEDEEEINSELTAKKRKLEDECSELKKDIDDLELTLAKVEKEKHATENKVKNLTEEMASQDESIAKLTKEKKALQEAHQQTLDDLQAEEDKVNTLTKAKTKLEQQVDDLEGSLEQEKKLRMDLERAKRKLEGDLKLAQESIMDLENDKQQSDEKLKKKDFEVSQLLSKIEDEQSMGAQLQKKIKELQARIEELEEEIEAERAARAKVEKQRADLSRELEEISERLEEAGGATAAQIEMNKKREAEFQKLRRDLEESTLQHEATAAALRKKQADSVAELGEQIDNLQRVKQKLEKEKSEYKMEIDDLSSNMEAVAKAKGNLEKMCRTLEDQLSELKTKNDENVRQINDTSAQKARLLTENGEFGRQIEEKEALVSQLTRGKQAFTQQIEELKRQIEEEVKAKNALAHGLQSARHDCDLLREQFEEEQEAKAELQRGMSKANSEVAQWRSKYETDAIQRTEELEEAKKKLAQRLQEAEEQIEAVNSKCASLEKTKQRLQSEVEDLMIDVERANGLAANLDKKQRNFDKVLAEWKQKFEEGQAELEGAQKEARTLSTELFKMKNSYEEALDQLETMKRENKNLQQEISDLTEQIGETGKSIHELEKSKKQVETEKSEIQTALEEAEGTLEHEESKILRVQLELNQIKGEVDRKLAEKDEEMEQIKRNSQRVIDSMQSTLDSEVRSRNDALRIKKKMEGDLNEMEIQLSHANRQAAESQKQLRNVQAQLKDAQLHLDDAVRAQEDVKEQAAMVERRNGLMVAEIEELRAALEQTERSRKIAEQELVDASERVGLLHSQNTSLLNTKKKLETDLVQVQGEVDDTVQEARNAEDKAKKAITDAAMMAEELKKEQDTSAHLERMKKNLEVAVKDLQHRLDEAENLAMKGGKKQLQKLETRVRELETEVEAEQRRGADAVKGVRKYERRVKELTYQTEEDKKNVTRLQDLVDKLQLKVKAYKRQAEEAEEQANVHLSKCRKVQHELEEAEERADIAESQVNKMRAKSRDAGKVSTHQCCEK, from the exons ATGAGTACCGACGCGGAGATGGCCGTTTACGGCAAGGCTGCCATTTACCTTCGTAAGCCAGAGAAGGAGAGGATTGAGGCTCAAAACAAACCTTTTGATGCCAAGAGTGCCTGCTACGTGGCCGATGCCAAGGAGCTGTACCTGAAGGGCACAATCACCAAGAAAGATGGTGGCAAAGTCACCGTCAAACTCCTGGGCTCTGAGGAGGTTGGTATCACAAA GACAGTTAAAGAAGATGACGTCTCTCCAATGAACCCTCCCAAGTACGACAAGATTGAGGACATGGCCATGATGACCCATCTCAATGAAGCCTCTGTGCTGTATAACCTCAAAGAGCGTTATGCAGCATGGATGATCTAC ACCTACTCTGGGTTGTTCTGTGCAACTGTGAACCCCTACAAGTGGCTCCCAGTGTACGATGCTGAAGTTGTCAGTGCCTACAGAGGCAAGAAGCGTATGGAGGCTCCACCCCATATCTTCTCCGTCTCTGACAACGCTTTCCAGTTCATGCTGTGTG ACAGGGAGAACCAGTCCGTCTTGATCAC TGGAGAGTCTGGTGCTGGAAAGACTGTGAACACAAAGCGTGTCATCCAGTACTTCGCAACAATCTCAGTTGGTGGAGAAAAGAAGAGGGACACCTCAAAG GGATCCCTTGAGGATCAGATTATTGCAGCCAATCCCCTGCTGGAGGCCTATGGTAACGCCAAAACTGTGAGGAATGACAACTCCTCTCGTTTC GGTAAATTCATCAGAATCCATTTCGGTGCAAGTGGTAAACTGTCTAGTGCTGATATTGAGACTT ATCTGCTGGAGAAGTCTAGAGTGACATTCCAGCTTCCCGATGAGAGAGGCTACCACATCTTCTACCAGATGATGACCAACCACAAACCCGAGCTGATTG AACTGTCTCTCATCACAACCAACCCCTACGACTTCCCCATGTGCAGTCAGGGTCAGATCACTGTGGCCAGTATTGATGACAAGGTTGAGCTGGAAGCCACTGAT AATGCCATTGACATCCTGGGCTTCACCGGAGAGGAGAAGATGAGCATCTACAAGATGACTGGTGCTGTGCTCCACCATGGTAACATGAAGTTCAAGCAGAAGCAGCGTGAGGAGCAGGCTGAGCCAGATGGCACAGAGG ATGCTGACAAGGTTGCTTACTTGCTGGGTCTGAACTCCGCTGACATGCTGAAGGCTCTGTGCTATCCCAGAGTGAAGGTCGGAAATGAGTTTGTCACCAAGGGACAGACTGTACCTCAG GTGAATAACGCTGTGCCTGCCCTGGCCAAGTCTATCTATGAGAGGATGTTCTTGTGGATGGTCATCCGTATCAACCAGATGTTGGACACCAAGCAGCCAAGGCAGTACTTCATTGGTGTGCTGGATATTGCTGGCTTTGAGATCTTTGAT TATAACAGCATGGAGCAGCTGTGCATCAACTTCACCAATGAGAAACTGCAACAGTTCTTCAACCACCACATGTTCGTCCTGGAGCAAGAGGAGTACAAGAAGGAGGGTATTATCTGGGAGTTCATTGACTTTGGCATGGACTTGGCTGCCTGCATTGAGCTGATTGAGAAG CCCATGGGCATCTTCTCCATCCTTGAAGAGGAGTGCATGTTCCCCAAGGCCACAGACACATCCTTCAAGAACAAGCTGTATGACCAGCATCTTGGCAAAAACAGAGCATTTGAGAAGCCCAAGCCCGCCAAGGGCAAGGTTGAGGCTCACTTCTCCCTGGTCCACTATGCTGGTACCGTGGACTACAATATCTCTGGCTGGCTGGACAAGAACAAGGACCCACTGAACGAGTCTGTTATTCAGCTGTACCAGAAGTCCTCAGTGAAACTGCTGAATCTTCTGTATCCCCCTGTTGTTGAAGGTATGTCAGTAACTACAGAAAACATAAA CAAGAAGGGAGGCAAGAAGAAGGGTGGTTCTATGCAGACTGTGTCTTCACAGTTTAGG GAGAACTTGGGCAAGCTGATGACCAACTTGAGGAGCACCCATCCTCACTTTGTGCGCTGCCTGATTCCCAATGAGTCAAAGACTCCAG GTCTGATGGAGAACTTCCTGGTCATCCACCAGCTCAGGTGTAACGGTGTGCTGGAGGGTATCAGAATCTGCAGGAAAGGTTTCCCCAGCAGAATCCTCTATGCTGACTTCAAACAGAG GTACAAGGTACTGAATGCCAGTGTCATCCCTGAGGGCCAGTTCATTGACAACAAGAAGGCTTCAGAGAAGCTGCTTGGGTCAATTGATGTGCCCCATGATGAGTACAGATTCGGACACACCAAG GTGTTCTTCAAGGCTGGTCTGCTGGGTACCCTTGAGGAGATGAGAGATGAAAAACTTGCTTCTCTGGTCACCATGACTCAAGCTATGTGCCGTGGTTTCCTCATGAGGAGAGAGTTTGTGAAGATGATGGAGAGGAA GGAAGCCATCTATACCATCCAGTACAATGTTCGCTCATTCATGAATGTCAAACACTGGCCATGGATGAAGGTGTACTACAAGATCAAGCCTCTGCTGAAGAGTGCTGAGACTGAGAAGGAGCTGGCAGCTATGAAGGAGAACTACGAGAAAATGGCATCTGACTTGGCTACTGCCCTGGCCAAGAAGAAGGAACTGGAGGAGAAGATGGTCTCCCTTCTGCAGGAGAAGAATGATCTGCAGCTGCAAGTAGCATCT GAAGGAGAGAATCTGTCAGATGCTGAGGAGAGATGTGAGGGACTTATCAAGAGCAAGATTCAGCTGGAAGCCAAACTCAAAGAGACAACTGAGAGactggaggatgaagaggaaatCAATTCTGAGCTCACTGCCAAGAAGAGAAAGCTGGAGGATGAATGCTCTGAGCTCAAGAAGGATATTGATGACCTGGAGCTTACCTTGGCCAAAGTGGAGAAGGAGAAACATGCCACTGAGAACAAG GTGAAGAACCTGACTGAGGAGATGGCCTCTCAGGATGAGAGCATTGCTAAGCTGACCAAGGAAAAGAAGGCCCTTCAGGAGGCTCACCAGCAGACTCTTGATGACCTGCAGGCTGAGGAAGACAAAGTCAATACTCTGACCAAAGCAAAGACCAAGCTTGAGCAGCAAGTGGATGAT CTTGAGGGATCCCTGGAGCAAGAGAAGAAGCTGCGTATGGACCTTGAGAGAGCCAAGAGAAAGCTGGAGGGTGATCTCAAACTGGCTCAGGAATCCATCATGGATCTTGAGAATGACAAGCAGCAGTCTGATGAGAAACTTAAGAA GAAGGACTTTGAAGTCAGTCAGCTCCTTAGCAAGATTGAAGATGAGCAGTCAATGGGTGCTCAGCTTCAGAAGAAGATCAAGGAGCTCCAG GCCCGTATTGAGGAACTGGAGGAGGAGATTGAGGCTGAGCGCGCTGCTCGTGCCAAGGTTGAGAAGCAGAGAGCTGACCTCTCCAGGGAACTTGAGGAGATCAgcgagaggctggaggaggctggcgGCGCCACTGCTGCTCAGATTGAGATGAACAAGAAGCGTGAAGCTGAGTTCCAGAAGCTCCGTCGTGACCTCGAGGAGTCCACTCTGCAGCATGaagccactgctgctgctcttcgCAAGAAGCAGGCTGACAGCGTTGCTGAACTCGGAGAGCAGATCGACAACCTCCAGCGTGTCAAGCAGAAGCTTGAGAAGGAGAAGAGTGAATACAAGATGGAGATTGATGACCTCTCCAGCAACATGGAGGCTGTTGCTAAAGCAAAG GGAAATCTGGAAAAGATGTGCCGTACTCTTGAGGACCAACTTAGCGAACTGAAGACCAAGAATGATGAAAATGTCCGTCAAATCAATGACACAAGTGCACAGAAAGCCCGTCTCCTGACAGAAAATG GTGAGTTCGGCCGTCAAATTGAGGAGAAAGAAGCTCTTGTCTCCCAGCTGACCAGAGGCAAACAGGCCTTCACACAGCAGATTGAGGAGCTCAAGAGACAGATTGAAGAGGAGGTTAAG GCCAAGAATGCTCTTGCTCATGGACTGCAATCAGCCCGCCACGACTGTGACCTGCTGAGGGAGCAGtttgaggaggagcaggaggccaAGGCTGAGCTGCAGCGTGGAATGTCCAAGGCCAACAGTGAGGTGGCTCAGTGGAGATCCAAGTATGAAACTGATGCTATCCAGCGCACTGAGGAGCTTGAGGAAGCCAA GAAAAAGCTTGCTCAGCGCCTTCAGGAGGCTGAGGAGCAGATTGAGGCCGTGAATTCCAAGTGTGCTTCTCTTGAGAAGACCAAACAGAGGCTCCAGAGTGAGGTGGAGGACCTCATGATTGATGTGGAGAGGGCCAATGGACTGGCTGCTAACCTGGACAAGAAGCAGAGGAACTTTGACAAG GTGTTGGCAGAGTGGAAGCAGAAGTTTGAGGAGGGTCAGGCAGAGCTTGAGGGAGCACAGAAGGAGGCTCGTACTCTCAGCACTGAGCTGTTCAAGATGAAGAACTCTTATGAGGAAGCTCTGGATCAGCTGGAGACCATGAAGCGTGAAAACAAGAACCTGCAGC AGGAGATCTCAGATCTGACTGAACAGATTGGTGAGACTGGCAAGAGCATCCATGAGCTGGAGAAGTCCAAGAAGCAGGTGGAGACAGAGAAGTCTGAGATCCAGACAGCTCTTGAGGAGGCTGAG GGAACTCTGGAGCACGAGGAGTCTAAGATCCTGCGTGTCCAGCTGGAGCTCAACCAGATTAAGGGTGAGGTGGACAGGAAGCTGGCAGAGAAAGATGAGGAGATGGAGCAGATCAAGAGGAACAGCCAGAGGGTGATTGACTCCATGCAGAGCACCCTTGATTCCGAGGTCAGGAGCAGGAATGATGCCCTGAGAATCAAGAAGAAGATGGAGGGAGACCTGAATGAGATGGAGATTCAGCTGAGCCACGCCAATCGCCAGGCTGCTGAGTCCCAGAAGCAGCTCAGGAATGTGCAGGCACAGCTGAAG GATGCCCAACTGCACCTTGACGATGCTGTCAGAGCTCAGGAAGACGTGAAGGAACAAGCTGCTATGGTGGAACGCAGGAACGGTCTCATGGTTGCTGAAATTGAGGAACTTAGAGCTGCTCtggaacagacagagagaagccGCAAAATCGCTGAGCAGGAGCTGGTGGACGCCAGTGAGCGTGTTGGACTTCTGCACTCTCAG AACACAAGCCTTCTGAACACCAAGAAGAAGCTTGAGACTGacctggtccaggtccagggTGAGGTGGATGACACTGTTCAGGAAGCAAGAAATGCAGAGGATAAGGCCAAGAAGGCCATCACCGAT GCTGCTATGATGGCTGAGGAGCTGAAGAAGGAGCAGGATACCAGCGCTCACCtggagaggatgaagaagaacCTTGAGGTCGCAGTCAAGGACCTGCAGCATCGTCTGGATGAGGCTGAGAACCTGGCCATGAAGGGTGGCAAGAAGCAGCTGCAGAAACTTGAGACAAGG GTGCGTGAGCTGGAGACTGAGGTTGAGGCTGAGCAGAGACGTGGAGCAGATGCTGTTAAGGGTGTCCGCAAATACGAGAGGAGGGTGAAGGAACTCACCTATCAG ACTGAGGAGGACAAGAAAAATGTCACCAGGCTGCAGGATCTGGTTGACAAGCTGCAGCTTAAGGTGAAGGCCTACAAGAGGCAGGCTGAGGAGGCG GAGGAGCAGGCCAACGTTCATCTGTCCAAGTGCAGGAAGGTCCAGCAtgagctggaggaggctgaggaGCGCGCTGACATTGCAGAGTCCCAGGTCAACAAGATGAGAGCCAAGAGCCGTGATGCTGGCAAGGTAAGTACGCATCAGTGTTGTGAAAAATAA